A single genomic interval of Helianthus annuus cultivar XRQ/B chromosome 6, HanXRQr2.0-SUNRISE, whole genome shotgun sequence harbors:
- the LOC110910096 gene encoding uncharacterized protein LOC110910096, whose product MFAPDFLGTVETVVCADGEEDHNTIIRSNFRVPTEAALAVELPSGKGDLGALGDPEAKGVPKRQTVKGVRFRQKKIKEVTTVPHLVPQAAAAESRSGAAKKQAEEAAAGGTAAGPPVIGEKRRPEQKAAGGVETKRRRLVTKRSAPTQKKPAVVVGKCRLSSLNCCVTSFDSYLTFFAEPQDEDFSIFDAPESPPRATGAGATEVPSTPPVKVVPESTVQKEGTAENAAARIFDTVDSSNNLISPNEGDDLSVRFTATGKQHSDAGPQKTGAEARQHDAEPQKSSVDKGTSSSAGGAGLSRLS is encoded by the exons atgtttgccccggatttccTGGGTACGGTTGAGACCGTGGTTTGTGCGGATGGTGAAGAGGATCACAATACTATCATCCGTAgcaacttccgggtgcctactgaggctgcactggcagttgagttgccgTCAGGCAAAG gtgatcttggggccttggggGACCCCGAAGCGAAGGGTGTACCAAAGAGGCAAACTGTGAAGGGCGTGCGTTTTcgccaaaagaagataaaggaggtcactactgtgcctcatctggtgccgcaggcagcag ccgcggagtcacgttctggtgctgcgaagaagcaggcaGAAGAGGCGGCTGCGGGAGGGACAGCTGCGGGCCCCCCTGTGATTGGTGAGAAGAGGaggccagagcagaaagctgctggtggtgttgaAACCAAACGTCGGAGACTAGTAACCAAAAGGTCTGCTCCGACGCAGAAAAAACCTGCGGTTGTCGTTGGTAAGTGTAGGCTATCTAGTCTTAACTGTTGTGTAACTAGTTTTGATAGCTATTTGACTTTTTTTGCAGAGCCTCAAGATGAggatttttctatctttgatgctccggAGTCCCCCCCGCGTGCCACGGGTGCGGGTGCAACGGAGGTGCCGTCAACACCTCCCGTCAAGGTGGTACCTGAGTCAACCGTGCAgaaggagggtaccgcagagaatgcTGCGGCCCGGATATTTGATACTGTCGactcgtccaacaatctgatctctcccaatgagggagacGATTTGAGTGTGCGGTTCACTGCTACTGGGAAGCAACATTCTGATGCTGGACCGCAAAAAACTGGCGCTGAAGCGCGAcagcatgatgctgagccgcagaagtcttcGGTTGATAAAGGTACCagctcgtctgccggtggtgcggg attgtcgaGGCTATCATGA
- the LOC110910098 gene encoding uncharacterized protein LOC110910098, whose amino-acid sequence MNLTKKHTTTAMATSSSASSTTTTTTPPMADPTQSLLKQARSHEVSIAELSAISSSRTVYQKNGNIFFRTSVQQATASEKKQLDMLKAKLQKQDLVK is encoded by the exons ATGAACTTGACGAAGAAGCACACAACAACAGCAATGGCGACTTCATCATCTGCTTCCTCCACAACTACTACTACTACTCCTCCTATGGCGGATCCCACTCAATCACTTCTTAAGCAg GCAAGAAGCCACGAGGTTTCAATAGCCGAACTCTCTGCAATCTCCTCTTCACGG ACCGTTTATCAGAAAAATGGCAACATATTCTTTCGTACAAGTGTCCAACAGGCTACTGCATCTGAAAAGA AACAACTTGATATGCTCAAAGCGAAGTTACAGAAACAGGATCTCGTTAAATGA